Proteins encoded in a region of the Flavobacterium sp. PMTSA4 genome:
- a CDS encoding reprolysin-like metallopeptidase, translated as MKKILQLVFITTLFLANSYGQGNLWQKVSGDRLVDLPKMERATTPNQYELFSLDFNGLKSQLQNAPLDRSALNSNVIIAFPNPEGKLQNFRIFEAPVMEDGLANKFPGIKSYSGVGVEDPTATIRFSVTLFGLHVMSLSGESGTYYIDTYTKDLNNYIVYSRKNIQSKRTFACHFQDDEEEIVNLNRNAAFAQPFATDGKFRQYRLAMACTIEYAAFHVNAAGLGSGTTAQKKAAVLSAMVVTMTRVNGVYERDMSLRMNLVANNDLIIFIDSDSFTNNSAANLIGESQTVITGAIGSANFDIGHTVSTGGGGLAGLGVVCNSSTKARGITGSPAPVGDPYDIDYVAHEMGHQFGGPHTFSGDGGNCQGNGSNANAVEPASGSTIMAYAGICGPDVQSNSDAYFHAFSIASMNAVMVGTGNCAPQTDNGNTAPTITTLSNYTIPNGTAYVLTGNASDSDGSASLTYCWEQTNAASGTNFPTSTQTTGPVYRSLNPTSSNKRYLPNFQSVLNGNLSPTWEVTPTVARTLNFALTVRDNQTPTGGQTARANMTVNTAAVGPFRVTSPAASASWNTSSSQTITWDVAGTTANNINTANVNILLSTDNGVTFTTLLANTPNDGSQVVTMPSTPAPYCRILVEAVGNIFYAVSPNFSIGYTLSTTCTTFTNNTPLVIPDGAGANQSGGVVNNSIDVSGLSNISDVNIGLNVTHTYPQDLVIQIVHPNQTTFSNVWNRNCAGNDNFNVTLSDGAAAFTCVANMTGTFAPANPLSVFNGLNANGTWRLYTADFYNQDAGQINSWFIEICSQTATLTNETFTNEKNFVIYPNPNNGTFTVQVTNLLNDVTLNVHDIRGRLILTKTIKASGLINEEVSLANAQSGVYLITIEDGDVKTTKKIVVE; from the coding sequence ATGAAAAAAATTTTACAATTAGTATTTATTACTACCTTGTTTCTTGCAAACAGTTATGGACAAGGTAATTTATGGCAAAAAGTTTCAGGTGACAGATTAGTAGATTTACCTAAAATGGAACGAGCTACAACGCCAAATCAATATGAATTATTTTCGCTTGATTTTAATGGACTAAAAAGTCAGTTGCAAAATGCACCTTTAGATCGAAGCGCCTTAAATTCAAATGTAATAATTGCTTTTCCTAATCCTGAAGGTAAATTACAGAACTTTAGAATTTTTGAAGCTCCAGTTATGGAAGACGGATTGGCTAATAAATTCCCAGGAATTAAATCTTATTCAGGAGTTGGAGTTGAAGATCCAACAGCTACTATTAGATTCAGTGTAACTCTTTTTGGTTTGCATGTAATGTCCTTATCTGGAGAATCTGGAACCTATTATATAGATACTTATACTAAAGATTTAAACAATTATATTGTTTACAGTAGAAAGAATATTCAATCTAAAAGAACTTTTGCTTGTCATTTTCAAGACGATGAAGAAGAAATTGTTAATTTAAATCGAAATGCTGCTTTTGCACAACCATTTGCAACCGATGGTAAATTTAGACAATATCGATTAGCAATGGCATGTACAATAGAATATGCCGCGTTTCATGTTAATGCAGCTGGTTTAGGATCAGGTACTACTGCACAAAAGAAAGCAGCAGTATTATCCGCTATGGTTGTAACGATGACTAGAGTTAATGGAGTTTATGAGAGAGACATGTCTTTGCGAATGAATCTCGTAGCTAATAATGATCTTATTATTTTTATTGATTCCGATTCATTTACCAACAATAGTGCTGCTAATTTAATTGGTGAGAGTCAAACAGTTATTACTGGTGCTATTGGTTCAGCTAATTTTGATATTGGTCACACAGTTAGTACAGGTGGAGGCGGATTAGCAGGTTTAGGTGTGGTTTGTAACTCTTCTACTAAAGCTAGAGGAATTACAGGTTCACCTGCTCCAGTTGGTGATCCTTATGATATTGATTATGTTGCTCATGAAATGGGACATCAATTTGGAGGACCTCATACTTTTAGTGGGGATGGTGGAAATTGTCAAGGAAATGGAAGTAATGCAAATGCTGTAGAACCAGCAAGTGGTTCTACTATAATGGCTTATGCGGGAATTTGTGGTCCAGATGTTCAATCTAATTCAGATGCTTATTTTCATGCCTTTAGTATAGCGAGTATGAATGCTGTAATGGTTGGTACTGGAAATTGTGCACCACAAACTGATAATGGAAATACTGCTCCTACAATTACTACTTTATCAAATTATACAATCCCTAACGGTACCGCTTATGTGCTTACTGGTAATGCATCTGATTCTGATGGTAGTGCTTCTTTAACCTATTGTTGGGAACAAACTAATGCTGCTTCTGGAACAAATTTTCCAACTTCAACACAAACAACAGGTCCAGTATATAGATCTTTAAACCCTACATCTTCTAACAAAAGGTATCTTCCTAATTTTCAAAGTGTTTTAAACGGAAATTTGTCACCTACTTGGGAAGTTACCCCAACTGTTGCTCGAACTTTAAATTTTGCATTAACAGTTAGAGATAATCAAACTCCAACAGGTGGACAAACTGCAAGAGCTAATATGACTGTGAATACAGCGGCAGTAGGTCCGTTTAGAGTTACTAGTCCAGCAGCAAGTGCTTCTTGGAATACAAGTAGCTCTCAAACAATTACTTGGGATGTCGCAGGAACTACGGCAAACAATATCAATACTGCAAATGTAAATATTTTATTATCTACAGATAATGGAGTAACATTTACTACACTGTTAGCAAACACTCCTAATGATGGTTCACAAGTGGTTACAATGCCTTCAACACCTGCGCCATATTGTAGAATACTAGTTGAAGCTGTTGGAAATATTTTCTACGCGGTTTCTCCAAACTTTTCAATAGGTTATACATTATCAACAACATGTACAACATTTACAAATAACACTCCATTGGTTATACCAGATGGAGCAGGAGCAAATCAAAGTGGAGGAGTTGTAAATAATTCAATTGATGTTTCGGGATTATCAAATATTAGCGATGTAAATATCGGACTTAACGTTACACATACTTATCCTCAAGATTTGGTTATTCAAATTGTTCATCCTAACCAAACAACTTTTTCTAATGTTTGGAATAGAAATTGTGCTGGAAATGATAATTTTAATGTGACCTTAAGTGATGGTGCTGCTGCTTTTACTTGTGTGGCTAACATGACAGGTACTTTTGCTCCAGCGAATCCATTGTCTGTTTTTAATGGTTTAAATGCAAACGGAACATGGAGGTTATACACTGCCGATTTCTATAATCAAGATGCTGGTCAAATTAATTCATGGTTTATTGAAATTTGTTCACAAACAGCTACTCTAACTAATGAAACATTTACCAATGAGAAAAATTTTGTAATCTACCCTAATCCAAATAACGGTACATTTACAGTTCAAGTGACAAATTTATTAAATGATGTGACATTAAATGTCCA
- a CDS encoding cupin-like domain-containing protein — translation MSLILTEIERVKTISKEDFYTNYYKKQKPVVIEQLTSDWPAFQKWNLNYIKEIAGDKTVPLYDDRPVSHKDGFNEAHAKMKMSDYVDLLQSKPTNYRIFLYNLMKEVPSLKEDFKWPDIGLKLVKQLPMLFFGGENSKVFMHYDIDYSNILHFHFHGQKKCMLFAPNQTPYLYKVPHALISREDIDFDNPNFEKYPLLQKANGLITTLNHGEMLYMPEGYWHYMKYETPGFSMSLRAFPRNISNLSKAAYNVFIMRNFDNFMRKWKGQQWIDYKNNKALNNRT, via the coding sequence ATGTCTTTAATCCTAACAGAAATTGAACGTGTAAAAACCATTTCAAAAGAAGATTTTTATACAAATTATTATAAAAAACAAAAACCCGTTGTTATAGAACAACTAACTTCGGATTGGCCTGCCTTTCAGAAATGGAATTTAAATTACATTAAAGAAATTGCTGGTGACAAAACAGTTCCACTTTATGATGATAGACCTGTTTCACATAAAGACGGCTTCAACGAAGCTCATGCGAAAATGAAAATGAGTGACTATGTTGATTTGCTTCAATCAAAACCTACTAACTATCGCATTTTTCTTTATAATTTAATGAAAGAAGTTCCAAGTTTAAAGGAAGATTTTAAATGGCCTGACATTGGTTTGAAATTGGTAAAACAACTTCCAATGCTTTTTTTTGGTGGAGAAAACTCCAAAGTATTTATGCATTACGATATTGACTATTCTAACATTTTACACTTTCATTTTCATGGTCAAAAGAAATGCATGTTGTTTGCTCCGAACCAAACCCCTTATTTATACAAAGTCCCACACGCATTAATTTCCAGAGAAGATATAGATTTTGATAATCCTAATTTTGAAAAATATCCTTTATTGCAAAAAGCAAACGGATTGATTACAACACTAAATCATGGAGAAATGCTTTATATGCCGGAAGGTTATTGGCATTACATGAAATACGAAACTCCAGGTTTCTCGATGAGTTTGAGAGCATTTCCAAGAAACATCAGCAATCTTTCTAAAGCAGCTTATAATGTGTTCATCATGCGCAATTTTGATAACTTCATGCGTAAATGGAAAGGACAACAATGGATAGATTATAAAAACAATAAAGCACTAAATAACCGAACATAA
- the bioB gene encoding biotin synthase BioB, producing MSITKHNWTKEEIIAIYNKPLMDLLYEAASIHREHHDPNVVQVSTLLSIKTGGCPEDCGYCPQAARYHTNIEGNDLMTVSQVKAQALRAKSNGSSRVCMGAAWRNVKDGEEFDQVLEMVRTINKLDMEVCCTLGMLTENQAQRLAEAGLYAYNHNLDTSEDYYKEVISTRAFDDRIQTIENVRKTNVTVCSGGIIGMGESIEDRAGMLVALSTLNPQPESVPINALVAVEGTPMENEKPVEIWEMIRMVATTRIVMPETQVRLSAGRTEMSREGQAMCFFAGANSIFAGDKLLTTPNPDVNEDMKMFEMLGLIPQKPFIKVMQPKTVEAEDSQFAPLGEKPKWTRPGHTIDRNLEASGKGK from the coding sequence ATGAGCATCACTAAACATAATTGGACCAAAGAAGAAATTATCGCTATTTATAACAAACCCTTGATGGATTTGCTTTATGAAGCAGCATCAATCCACAGAGAACATCATGATCCAAATGTGGTTCAAGTTTCTACTCTTTTATCTATCAAAACAGGTGGTTGTCCAGAAGATTGTGGCTATTGTCCTCAAGCAGCTCGTTATCATACCAATATTGAAGGAAATGATTTGATGACGGTTAGTCAGGTAAAAGCACAGGCTCTGAGAGCAAAATCTAACGGTTCTTCTAGAGTTTGTATGGGTGCAGCATGGAGAAATGTTAAAGATGGCGAAGAATTTGACCAAGTTTTAGAAATGGTTAGAACCATTAATAAATTGGACATGGAAGTTTGTTGTACTTTAGGAATGCTTACTGAAAATCAAGCGCAACGCTTAGCAGAAGCAGGACTTTATGCTTATAATCACAATTTAGATACTTCTGAAGATTATTATAAAGAAGTAATTTCTACCCGTGCGTTTGATGATAGAATTCAAACCATCGAAAATGTTCGTAAAACTAACGTTACCGTTTGTAGTGGTGGAATCATTGGAATGGGAGAAAGCATTGAAGACAGAGCTGGAATGTTGGTTGCGTTGTCTACTTTAAATCCACAACCCGAATCGGTGCCAATTAATGCTTTAGTTGCCGTAGAAGGAACACCTATGGAAAATGAAAAACCAGTAGAGATTTGGGAAATGATTCGAATGGTTGCAACTACTAGAATTGTGATGCCTGAAACGCAAGTGCGCCTTTCGGCAGGAAGAACCGAAATGTCTCGCGAAGGTCAAGCAATGTGCTTTTTTGCAGGTGCAAATTCAATTTTTGCTGGAGATAAATTATTAACTACTCCTAATCCAGATGTAAACGAAGACATGAAAATGTTTGAAATGCTTGGATTAATTCCTCAAAAACCTTTTATCAAAGTAATGCAACCTAAAACCGTAGAAGCTGAGGATTCTCAGTTTGCTCCTTTAGGTGAAAAACCAAAATGGACTAGACCAGGTCATACAATTGACCGTAATCTTGAAGCTTCAGGCAAAGGAAAATAG
- a CDS encoding bifunctional riboflavin kinase/FAD synthetase, which yields MKIFNSISDFKSNSKTIVTIGTFDGVHIGHKKILEKLIKSTSNSEFESLVLTFFPHPRLVLQTGTDMKQLNTIDEKVNLLDAIGIDNLVIHPFNKEFSRLTAEDFVKSVLVDTFNVAKIIIGYDHRFGRNRTADINDLIEFGEKYNFEVEQISAEEVNDVSVSSTKIRNALNEGDVTLAQTYLDYYYLINGTVTKGKQLGKTIGFPTANISVKEDYKLIPKDGVYVVSCEIDSSKHYGMMNIGVNPTVEANNQNQKIEVHLFDFEKDIYGKPITVSLLKRLRNEQKFESIDALKKQLALDKINAVSFVNSLKTSQ from the coding sequence TTGAAAATATTCAATTCTATTTCAGATTTCAAAAGCAATTCAAAAACCATAGTTACTATAGGTACTTTTGATGGTGTTCATATTGGGCACAAAAAAATCCTTGAGAAATTAATTAAAAGCACCTCAAATTCAGAATTTGAAAGTTTGGTTCTAACTTTTTTTCCTCATCCCAGACTTGTTTTGCAAACTGGCACTGATATGAAACAACTAAATACAATTGATGAAAAAGTTAATCTGCTTGATGCTATTGGAATAGATAATTTAGTCATTCATCCATTTAATAAAGAGTTTTCAAGGCTTACTGCTGAGGATTTTGTAAAATCTGTTTTGGTTGACACCTTTAATGTTGCGAAAATAATTATAGGATACGACCATCGTTTTGGTAGAAACAGAACTGCTGATATTAACGACTTAATTGAATTTGGAGAAAAATATAATTTTGAAGTAGAACAAATTTCTGCAGAAGAAGTAAATGATGTTTCTGTTAGTTCTACAAAAATTAGAAATGCTCTAAATGAAGGCGATGTAACACTTGCCCAAACTTATCTAGATTACTATTATTTAATTAATGGCACCGTTACCAAAGGAAAACAATTAGGCAAAACTATTGGCTTTCCAACTGCCAACATTAGCGTAAAAGAAGATTACAAACTAATTCCAAAAGATGGTGTTTATGTTGTTTCTTGTGAAATAGATTCATCAAAGCATTATGGAATGATGAATATCGGTGTGAACCCAACGGTAGAAGCAAATAATCAAAATCAAAAAATAGAAGTTCATCTTTTTGATTTCGAAAAAGATATTTACGGAAAACCAATCACTGTTTCGCTCTTAAAAAGGCTTCGAAACGAGCAAAAGTTTGAATCAATTGACGCGCTAAAAAAACAATTGGCTTTAGATAAAATTAATGCTGTTTCTTTTGTAAACTCTTTGAAAACTTCTCAGTAA